In Candidatus Dadabacteria bacterium, the DNA window AAATGGCAGGCGATTACTTGCGGCGCGCGCTCCTTCAGCCCGGCAAGAAACAGCAGCAGCGCCACTGAGTCCGCGCCGCCTGAAACGCCCGCCACCACCTTCATTCCGGGCCGGGGCAGCATTCCAAACTCCCGGACGGCGCGGGCGGCGGCGCGTTCAAGTGTCAGTCTTCGGGTGAAGAGGAAAGCCCCCCGGAGATGATCACGTTAAAGGCCTGCTCAACGGACATGGGAACTTGTTTCACCTTGGATTCGGGAACCATCAGGTAAAAGCCGCTCGTAGGGTTGGGAGTTGTGGGCAGAAAGATGTTAACCATGGTTTCATCAAGCACGTTGTGCCTCTCTCCGGGCTTCATTCTGCCCATCAGAAAACCGATTGAGTAAATGCCCTCCTTGGGATACTCAAACACAACCACCCCCCTGCCGCCCCTGATTGCGTGGGGGGCAGAAAGCGTTTTCACTATCTGCTTTGAAGCGTTGTAGGCCGTTCTGACAACGGGAATTGAGAGAACGATGGACTCAAAAAACTTCACGAGGCGGTTGCCGATTATGTTTCTTGTTACATAACCCGCCAGCACGACCAGAAAAACCGTAAAGAAAACGCCGATGGAGAACGATATGAGTTTGAAAACCCATTCCGGCAAT includes these proteins:
- a CDS encoding DUF502 domain-containing protein translates to MRFFNWIKTGFITGLAVIVPFGLVLFFLYSFSLWIYSLVSAVPARLLAVSVLHTLPEWVFKLISFSIGVFFTVFLVVLAGYVTRNIIGNRLVKFFESIVLSIPVVRTAYNASKQIVKTLSAPHAIRGGRGVVVFEYPKEGIYSIGFLMGRMKPGERHNVLDETMVNIFLPTTPNPTSGFYLMVPESKVKQVPMSVEQAFNVIISGGLSSSPED